The proteins below are encoded in one region of Pseudomonas putida S13.1.2:
- a CDS encoding accessory factor UbiK family protein: protein MLAPKALLDALSDQASRLFSSDTAQPRAELESQFKVLMQGAFSKLDLVSRDEFDSQMVVLARTRARLEALEKQVAELEARMPPEAQD from the coding sequence ATGCTTGCGCCCAAAGCCCTTCTCGATGCCCTGAGCGACCAGGCCTCGCGCCTGTTCAGCAGCGATACCGCCCAGCCCCGTGCAGAACTGGAAAGCCAGTTCAAGGTGCTGATGCAAGGTGCCTTCAGCAAGCTGGACCTGGTCAGCCGTGACGAATTCGACAGCCAGATGGTCGTGCTGGCGCGCACCCGCGCTCGCCTCGAGGCGCTGGAAAAACAAGTAGCCGAGCTGGAAGCACGGATGCCCCCCGAAGCGCAGGACTAA